A segment of the Gossypium hirsutum isolate 1008001.06 chromosome D10, Gossypium_hirsutum_v2.1, whole genome shotgun sequence genome:
GACcaagctgtgtgagtgaatttctaTTTTTGCCTGCTggtttttccaactcgttcacgatcctacattatgaaattattattacatatgtaGTAAAATACTATAAacagaaataattataagagtttggaagtacgtaatacctctcctttctttgagtTGCAAAATCTAACcacatcttcccattggtacctcagcattcccggtgggACATTTCGTAATTTCTCTTCGAGGGATGTTTTTGTCTTGAAATATTCTTTCTTTAAAGTactcttatggtctctccatctttttcccaatacCTTCTTGACATAATTatcggagacctctaaagcaaatctcgcctacaaaaaaACACAAgcttagaaagtaaatataaatgatacctaaaccaaagtattataaattacattaaggttatgttaccttaatattatcgagagcttgatttttgttactatcaggcatttgatgccatgactcgtagttgataggtagcatattggcatttcgtgctataatgcccaaatatcGTGCTAAGAGtggagcttctgatccaacaggctgaccaaaactgtttctacatactttgacacgctcgactggatctaactagTACAAATATTTGAGAAGCGTACGTCATCGACCTCTGCGTGTCCCACCACTTTCAACTAAAaatgatatgaataataaaagtcaacacgtatgtaaattaaatttaacattacttgGTGGTTCTGCAGGTTCATCAGGTGTATTCGGAACATTTGAAGATCCAATAGTAGTCTATTGTTCACTAATTGTTTCTTTTGAGTTTGGAGTATTTTGAAAAATACTTAGATCTCGCAATCTTCTTCTAGTCATTTTATCTGCAATTCACAtacaatatttcaaaatttagtaactaattacaacaataacaatacatataaaatagttgaaatattaaaaaagaccaagatttaaattattatattacatataattagttaatcgtaaaatcttactacatcataattcgtaaatatcttcatcaacatcttgacgaacccattgaaattgtgaactagtactagggatattttcgtttaagttttgttctggaaaaggcaaagctcctgatctgtcgtcgatgtcatctctactttcattgcccatgtcaaacaagcctctagggatgttacggagtacaacataccaaccctcatcagttggatcttttaaGTAAAAAACTTGCTTCACTTGAGatgaaaatacatacggctcatctatcaattgttgtccagtgtgaatcaatcgagagaagttcaccattgtaaaaccaaattgatcttgttTAATTTTACGagtagtattaacatcagcccaatcacatcgaaataagacaactttccatttgccatagtaatccaacttaATTATGTCAGTAATAactccgtaatactccacatttcccacaacaggattattgtccctagcactagcataactcgttattgaagaattaacaactattccacaattttgagttctcctcaatctatctcgatattttgtatgaaatctgaatccattgatgaagaatgcactatatctttttactactctattcgaaccttgggaaagccatttaacttcgtcgctGACatccttcccactccaaacctattgaatggaaagtaaactgagtaattataaatgttatgagcaaatattattatttgtcaatgaaagctttaattgcataccgtttggcttaaccattcatgaaatgATTCTATGAATAACTTATTAAGCTCTCGATGTTATAATCTTCgagagcgcgaacgagatcttaatatttgtttatactcactatgttaaaaaaaggttgaatttgttagaagataaacaatttataaatgatgaatatttatgtattatgtaacttACTTCCGTAATGGTTCCATTGAATCGTGGTGAAatagaacatatcgatgtgcttgtacccacgatctATCATCTAATTCTCcgatttcaactttgccgatcggttctccataactttgaaacaAATAATTTTCGGCAAAGTTATGATCAATAAGgccagcatttctacttggtctatttgaccttgtttcaacatcttccaaatatcttgaacagaaagtcatacattcctctgccaagtagccttcagcattcgatccttctggataatgcTTATTGCGATAGTAGGACTtcaatttggataggaacctaaacacgatatacaacattattaGAAGTTGTAACTAAaaaggcatagaggtgaatgaatgaatattttacaaataaattaacacctttctataggatacatccatcgatagaaaacgggtccaccaagtattgcttaATGCAGGAGATGGATTAGCAAGTGCACCGTAATAGTGAAGAaagaaggtggaaagatcttctccaagttccataaagtcaaagcggctcgatcttgtactttctcaagttcttgaacatctaaaatttttccacaaatggctttcattatattggataattcaattatacaagacgtcaccttttttgacatacaacaTCGTACAACAACtagcagtaaatcttgcatcaagatgtgatagtcatgtgattttaaggaatatagtcttcgatctttaatactaacacatcgagatatatttgatgcatatgcatttggaacctttatatccttcaacaccatgcaaaacaCTTCTTTCTCTATcttcgacattgaaaaaatagaaggcgacaACTGATATTTCCTATTGGGAAGTGCTTGGGAATGAATACTTTGCCAAATTCCCATATGGACTAGATCAAGttgactctgaagattgtctttcgaTTTCCCATCGATATTCAAAATTATCCCGATGATGTTCTCTCAAACATGTTCTCAAtgtgcatgacatcaagattgtgttgtaaaacgtgatgctcccaataaggaaactaaaaaaatacttctttttttccacaagtctgcctcattagaatcatcctcttcatcagattcatcattaaattcatcatttgatcttctatttctttgcgtgttcGGCTGTTGGTTCATCTTCTGATaactaaaattcatatctttcaacatgaataagatttcagatccacCGGTCTGCGAAGGACCTTCtttgaactcttcagtaccgtcaaatagataactctgaaatctaaatatATGATTTCCTGGTAACCActgacgatgccccatgtaagagaacttctacACATTatataaccattgcgaacatgtttgtgcagcacaacaagaacaagcataacgtcctttggtaCTTTAACTAGATAAATAGGCATAAGCGGAAAAGTCATTAATAGTCCACATCAAAGctacacgtaaattaaagttctcctttctcagtaCATCTTATGTCTcaacaccagcccataattgttttaactcttcaataagtggctgcaaataaatgtcgatatcattcccgggacCTTTCTctcagggataatcatagataagataagggaagattgcttcatacAAATCCAcagaggcaaattgtaaggaacaagcactacaggccaagtactgtacgcagtgctcaggatcttgtaaggattaaatccatcaaatactagcccaagcctcacactcttaggatcgcttgcaaagtttggaaatttactgtcaaatgatttccaagctaaagaatccaccagatgccttagtaatccatcattcgttcgtccatcatggtgccatcTCATCGACTTggctgtcttcgacgacatgaaaaacCTTTGAAGCTTTGGTGTTAGCAgaaaatatcgcaaaatcttATTTGGCTTCTTCCTTGACTGTGTGTCATTTTCATCATCATTCCCATCGTCTATGTTTCTATTCATCTAATGGGATTGGCCGTATACATGACAACACTGCTGGTTTTTCCGGTCACCCCAATAGAACATGCAGTCATtcgggcaactatgaattttgttgtacccaagacctaaatcttttatcatcttcttcatatgttTGCATGAGTGAGGGATTTTTGCAGACGAAAACATATCtcttaaaaactctaacagcattgtcaaagagtttttGGTCCAGCCTcccaaatattttaattgaaaaagatgaatacagaaagacatttttgaaaattttgatccctcataaagtttttcgttcatttcattaaataacgcgtagaacttcgccgcttctccattcaGCTCTTCATGAGGTACAGTTCTTCCCGTTTTGGTAAAAGCATTTCCAAtgatattacaatcatcagatgccacAAAGTCGGCTAGGAACGATTGGAAACCATGATGGTGCATATTAAAtacatcccgcaacataccttccatgttaTTTCCTGTAACAGACTGATGATAAGCAGTACCAGGAAAAGATACATCCAtcgttgaagaggaagtactaggcgtgcattctccatggaaaatccatttatTATAACCTCGaataaacccatcaacaattagatgctcgtgtacaacttcacgataatgccagtttacgttgccacacttcttacacgggcaaagaatcttgttctcttggcttgcatattgaaatgcaaaatttagaaaagtttgtactccatttcgataatcgttgtttacccttgacaaattcatccaagatcgatccatttcttaattcttgaagtctgatgtatggtctggtaatcttaACAAagtatgtaagttatgatatgattgataaatttaagttatgtaagttatgtattatgtaagtttatgtatttaggttatgtaagttatgtaatgtatcaattttaaaaaaatatataaattttaaaaatatatatattaaaactatatataaatattaataagttatgtaagttatgtattaaaaatttaaattatgtaagttatgtattatgtaagtatatcacttttatgtatcttatttataattatttataaaatttaaaaatttattagtaataaatttgaaatataggTTATATATCCTGACTATTATGGGGTTATATATTAaacatttaagttatttaagtaatgtaagttataaattttaaaaatatatataaatattaataagttatgtaatttatgtattaaaaattgataattcaTTGACATTCAATCAATTAATCGATCAATTTTTTGTATGTAAAAGAttattaaacattaacattcaatcaattaaacaaatataaggtcgataatttattaaattagaagTAAAATTGATAATTCATTGACATAAAATcaaaaatcgataaattattcacattaaaccgaataaactaatcgcccataatttattcaattactcaaatatataaagtgatttaagaattatataataatttgtgTAATTGTTTTTGCTTGGGTAAATAATACGTGGAGAGGTTAGAATCATAATTTAAACCTCAAATTATGTAATAAGCTACAAAGTTACATGCAAATTGAGCTAGAAACATACAAAgcaaaaatgataattaaaatcgATAGCTAGAGGTTTAAAAGCAAAAATCGTAATTAAAACTcccttttaaaactcaaaaataaaaattaaactataaagcTAAAATATAACCAAATCCGAAATTTAAACAATTGGagatgtttttttaaaaaaactaactagggaaacataggaataaataacttaaatttcCTCAATTTAGAAGCAAACTTCtggaaaaaaaaacacaagtaaATTAGTACCGAAAAAAcacaagtaaaaaaatagaagtaaacagaagattatttaactaaatttagattcaaatctaaatttgaattttaattatcacAACAATCAacttaaattaaatcaaaatcttaaatttgattcattttaacTGAAGTATGGCTTAGCACAGTTGAACATAAAACAACTGGAATCCCCACAAATGAACAAACCAGACTctgaaaataataatacataaaaaccaATGATGATTGTTAGCAAGCAAACAGGACTCTATATTTCTTCAGAATTACCATGTGAAATATCTAATATCAAATTCACTTCattattaatatcaaatatttaacGATTTTGATTTAGATGAAATATCTAATATCAAATTCACATCAAAGAACATTTGACAGTAGCCTAAATTTAAATTCTAAGCAACCATTCTTTTACATCAAAGAACAATTGACAGTAGCCAAGCCGATGTCTACAGCCTGTCTCCAGTCACAATTTGGGCAAAGTAGCATTCACTCTCATAGCCACAAGATATaattacatacatatacatatttttttatagtgcATTCAACAAACACATGAAGTCATCAAAATAAAATGCTAGAAATATGTTGTAGGCTTCAAAATTTAGCTTGTCCTCAATtgcaagttaaaaaaaaaatcaaaaaacataaaaattaatttgaaccaTTGAAGAGAAAATGCAAAACAAAAAATGGGGAAAGAATCGTTCAACATCAAAGTTAGGTCCTTAATCCAAAGTATTGAGACAAAGCACCACTTGCCATTATTAACTTTTAGGCTAAAACCTTTAGGGACATTAATGACAGGCATGGTCAAAATATGCAAAAAGGGGAGTTAATTTGACTCATTTTTTCTTATtggttttgattatatatattcaatCGAAAATTCGCCTAAGCAAATTGCTCGTATACTTTTTACCTGCCATTATTGACAGCTAATTTCAtacatcataaaaaaaataatggttcAAGTCAATTGGACcgaatattaattaaaatatccaTCCCCAATCAGACCAATTAAACTGATAATTGAATTGGTTAAAATAGTTGAAAGATTTTTAGTAGTTTATTCAATCGAACTGGACAATGGTTCCATTGAATCGAAAATTATTGGTCTAACTGCTTCAATCACCAACTTGCATTTGGTATCTAAacttgactcttttttttttacatataattagTACCTAAACTTGTAAAACATATACAAATTACTTCAATATTctaacaatgttatttttttataaggtAGTAAAAATAATCAACGTATAATTGAAATGTGACAGATGACatgaaatttcattttgtattttaaatgttcCTACTTTTagtttagtttacttttttaatttaacataatgaatttcttttattttagattttaaaactcTTGTTTTCATTTCCAATATCTCTTTTGTTAAGCAAACTGGAGCATATTGTTTGCCAAATTAAGTTTCagtatcaaaaaaaaaaaaacttaagtaccaatttaaaaaaaattaaattcagaCACCAAATAACTAGAAACATTTAATAACCATATGTAATTAGTATTGAACCCTAAACCCCAGAAATGAACAAACCCTAGCATGCATATCCACATACAAAATTAGGGGCTTTAAAACAGTTaagcaaaaatgataaaataagattaacCATCGAAAAAGTAATTCCCAAATTTCACTATATACTTACATTACAAAAAGGCAAAATGGGGGATTAGATGCTTAAAAAGTTACCCTTGCTTTCCCTCATGTTAGAAACTTGAGCACTAGTTGTTGAATATTTGTAAGTTGGATATGTAAAGGTTAAgtcaaaaggaaaagaaaagcaaaacctTGGAATTTTTAGAGACGAaacttgattaaataattttGGGATGGTATTCATCCCTAATTATTTTCGTATGTTTTTACGAATTTGGGGACGGAATTCGTCCATAAAGCTTTAGGGACGAAATTAATCTATGAAgattatttttcataattatccctaaaaaaatttaaaaatagtttttaagaATGCATGTAAGGGACTGCTTAAATTGTCTCCAAATCTATTAGGGACATTTTTAATCTTCCCAAAACCCCTAAATTTTGTAGTGAACTATGCCATATAAACTAACTTACCTTATTTGTTTGCAAATTTTTCTATGAATTATATACATCATATGAAACTGATTTTCCTAAAATACTAATTTGCCTTGTTTTTTTCCAAGTTTATTGGATGGTGGTTAGAGAGCGAAGATTAAATATTATCTTTTACACGCAAAttagagaaaaaaagagaagaagatgcAGATGCAGATGCCAAGATTTAAAGTGCCAGAAGCTTTGGTGACAGAAATTCTATCTAAACTTCCAGTTAAGTCCCTTATTCGTTTCAACTGTGTTTGTAAGTATTGGTGTTCTTCTTTTCAAACTCCTTGTTTCATTTCCAAGCATTATCACAACAACCTTAAAAAAAATAACCTTAATCCCCTTCTCCAGCGAACTGATGGAAACGCCGACATCCCTTATTTCTCTCAACTTTCAGAAGAAAAAGGTGAAAACTTCTTAGTAAAACAAAACATTCGCTTTCCTTTTTTCATTCACGATTCCCCCTGTGTTTGGGGTGCTCGTCGCGGATTATTTTGTTTACATAGTGCTCTCATGGATGATACGAAGGTTGCCATTTGGAACCCATCAACTAGAGAATTTAAAATCCTTCCTCCATCCTCAGTCCAACGACCTACTTACCCAGGCCTTACCTGTAAGCATGTTTTTTTTGACTGCGGTGCTTTCGAGTTTGATTTTAAAACTGATGACTACAAATTCATACGATTTGTTACTCTTTGTTATGTTGATAGTGAATGTGGAATTGAAAGTCCTGAGGTGTCCCAAGTTGAGTTGTATTCTCTTAAATGCGATTCTTGGAAGGAAATTCCATCTCCTAATTATAGTCCATTAGATTATTGTTTGAGTAATAATTGCTTAGATGGAATTTGTTATTGGATAATAGCAACGGGGAACTCTCCTTATGAAAAAGTAATGATTCTTTCATTTGACATGGCTAATGAGAAGTTTTCGGTTTCACCTATCCTTGAATTTGTCGGGTTTTTCTCAAAAACCAATATTAACGTATTGGTGTTTAATGGATCAGTTGGTGTTCTTGTTTACCCGGTGGAAGGAATTGACAAGTCTTTTGATTTATGGGTTATGAATGGAGAAGAATGGACTAAACAATTCAGTATTGAATCTATTCCTGGAGTTGTCGACCCATTGGGGTTTTGGAAAAATAATGAACTATTTCTTTTAAATACAAATTATGAAGTAGTCTTGTTTGATCCCTCCACCCAAGAGCTTAAGGTGCTTGGGATCAATTCTTACCTGGATCATCATCGAGAGTATGTCTCCCTCTTTTTTTACGTTGAGAGCCTGGTTTCAATCAGTGGAATACAAGAGCATAAGGATCATATAATACGACAACTAGTTGGAGATGCATCGAAGAATTTAAATAGAAATATAGATCAAGTAGATACTAAATATGATGATGGATAGGGAACTTGCACATAAATGTGTAAGACCTAATGAGCATTTTTCTCTTGATGTGCACTTTATGTTGACTACAATCACTTGTGAGCTTCTTAACATTACTGTTATTATTTGGTTTATATGTTTAAGATGTTAtccttttcaacttttcaagctccCTTGCTTTCTTTATCAAAGGATTGACTGATGTAGTCAATTGAAAAACCCTTTTGAtgataattttattgaaattagtttaatatatttaaaatgcttatatacaaTGAAACATTACATTTGATAATGAAACAATTAGTTTCTTATATTTTCGTTGGATTTATTCCTTGAACTTTAGCATTTGATACAATATCAGTCTTGTTCGTAAAGAAAGTATCTTTGAACTTTAATATTGCTTCAGTAAACAATAGTGCTGAAATTTGAtatcatattttcaaaaattatcttATAATAGCTTACGTCTTAGTCCATCAAAATCATCCTTTGTAATTTTCCTGATTTTGGTGTGCCACTGATCTGATTTGCGTAGCTTTTTCGTAAAACTGACACTTTCAAATTTCAAGTGTTTTGGCTTATCACCATAATGTCAATTTCGATATGTTGTTGGTTTTTACAGAGAACTaacagaaacaaagaaaaataagaatgaaAGGGATGACTGAATTCATTAACCAAGCAGCTCTTATATACATGCCTCAAGTAACAACCTCAACCAAAATTTAAACTCCTACTCCTACTCCTAAGAAGCTAACAATTCTCCCTAGGACTTAGTCTTATTAATAACAAACTTTTACAGCTCTTGAGACACTAGCATTCTCCTCCAGACTTAAGTGCTGCAGATGCCTAAGAAACTTAAATCGActaacataaaattttttttgtaaaaatatctgACATCTCATCCTTTGATCTGCAATAAACTAGTTTCTTTAATATTCGCCTTCTATGAATTCCTTCTCGACTAGTGCAGCTTCAAGAGCTACCTCCAATTGCTTCCTGACCTGGAATTCCATCTCTAGTACATCGAAATCAAAATTCCACAATTCAAAAACATCACCAGCTACTCTAGAAAAGTCATGGGAGTGGCCAGATTACCACCCCTTCCTCCAAGGTCTTGTGTTGTCACCATTTATGATTTGAATAATAGATCTTCTCGCTACCAATAATTCCTTTTCCAACTTCACATTTTGAATGAAAGTCTGATTATCTCACCAACTATATTCTTAAACCCAACAGTAGTTACAAATGTCAATTCTTTCGCATATGAAACTTCTTcggtcaattttttatttttaaaacataacaCATTGTTCTCTTCTGAAAGTTGCACCTGATTCAATTTTAGACTTTCACTCTCGATCTCCTCAGAGTTAACCCGaaaaaatatattcgattcgGATTCCATCTTGATCGACTCAATTTGagaaattttcaaattgagttaagatgataaaatatgatttgtcaactcgattaactcgaaactTTTCCATTCGATTCGATTTAATCGAACGTTCACCCCTAATCGGGCATACATAGTTCAGCAACCACTCAAGACTAAGTATGTCagaagtgaataaatctataaacgaattcgagatctattctacttaggtTCTCCCCGATTTACTATCAGTGCAGTCAATCGTAgctatatatttatcttttaggagtcattcAATCCGATGCTCAAGACAAAAGATCTCTCATATTAAACTTAATAGATGACATATAAGATTTTTAACCAGTTTGCTAAATTTTTGTTAGAGAGAGAGAGTCGTTTTACTAACTTACCTcatttgtttaaacattttgctatgaattataaatatcatatGAAACTGATTTTCCTACAATATCAATTTGCCTTGTTTTTTTCCAAGTTTATTGGATTGTGGTTAGTGAACGAGGAGTAAATATTATCTTTTACACGCAAATAAggaaagtttttaaaaaatgcatgtaaataatgtattaaatacttcccttttatgttttttttttcttcaaggtTAAGGTTGCCACTACAGATGACTCCTAACTTTTAGGAAAATATAGTTACCATAGATGCAGATGCCAAGATTTGAAGTGCCAGAAGCTTTGGTTATGGAAATTCTGTGTAAACTTCCAGTTAAGTCCCTTATTCGTTTCAACTGTGTTTGTAAGTATTGGTGTTCTTCTTTTCAAACTCCTGGTTTCATTTCCAAGCATTATCACGACAACCTTAAAAACAACCTTAACCCCGTTCTCCAACGATTTGATGCCAATGCCAACATCCCTTATTTCTCTCAACTTTCAGTTGAAAAAGATGAAAACTTTTTAGTAAAACAAAACATTCGCTTTCCTTTTTTTATGCACGGTACCCCCTATGTTTGGGGTGCTCGTCACGGATTATTTTGTTTACATAGTCCTTGCATGGATGATACGGAGGTTGCCATTTGGAACCCATCAACTACAGAATTTAAAATCCTTCCTCCATCCTCAGTCCAACGCCTTACTTACCCAGGCCTTACTTGTGACTTTGTTCATTTTGACTGCGGTGCTTTCGAGTTTGATTCTAAAACTGATGACTACAAATTTATACGATTTGTTACTCTTTCTTTTGTTGATAGTGAATGTGAAACTTCAAGTGGTGATGGTATGTCCCAAGTTGAGTTGTATTCTCTTAAATGTGATTCTTGGAAGGAAATTCCATCTCCTAATTATAGACCATTCGATTTATATTTCAGTAATAATTACTTAGATGGATTTTTTTTGGCAAACATTAACGGGGAACACTCCTTATGAAAAACATTTGATTCTTTCATTTGACATAGCTAATGGGAAGTTTTCGGTTTGACCTATCCTAGAATTTGTTGGGTTTTATCCACAAAACGATATCTTCGAGGCATTGGTGTTTATTGGATCTCTTGGTGTTATTACTTACACAGTGGAAAGAATTGACATGTCATTTGATTTATGGGTTATGAATGGAGAAGTATAGACTAAGCAATTCGGTATTGAATCTTTTCCTGGAGTTGTCAAACCATTAGGGTTTTGGAAAAATGGTGAAATGTTTCTTTTAAAGACAAATTATGAAGTAGTCTTATTTGATCCCTCCACCCAAGAACTTAAGGTGCTTGGGATCAACACTTACCTGGATCGTCATCGAGAGTacgtctctctttttcttttatgttgaGAGCTTAATTCCAATCAATGGAATACAAGAGCATATGAGTCATATAATACGTCAACTAATTAAAGATGGATCAAATAAATACTGAATGTAATCTTTCCTAGTTTATATACATAATTATCATAATGATTTTACCACTTTCCAAGCtctcttgcttttttttttatcaaaggaTGGACTGATGTAGTCAATTGAAAAACCCTTTTGatgataatttttattgaaattagtttaatatatttaaaatgcttatatacaaGTAAGCATTACCCTTATAAGTGCTTCCTTTTACATTTGATAATGCAACAATTAGTTTCTTATGAATTAATTCTTCTAACAATTGCCCTTCAAATTCTGCAAGACTTCCAGTTGCATATAcatcacaaaaattttaaaaataataataattttttttattaaatctgaattaaacactaaaagttaacattgttatttttgagcaccaaaacataaattttttttgtcaaatatagGTGTACAAGATTAGACCAAAAATAACATAGGTACACCTTAGAGGAAAGTGTCAAATCCTGGTTCCAAGTGATATATCAAgtcaaaattaaatattcaaacaAGATTTATTTGAagataaatatttctaaaatttctcaGGTATTCATTtgaactttttcaaaaattttaaagttaacaATTAGATTTCATATGTGCTTTCCAGTAAGCATAATTGTCAACCTCTAGCTTGGGAGTACAGGATGTAAAAGGACCTCCCAAAGCTCGAATCTAGCAACACCAAGGATCTCTACTAGCTATGTTAAGTGGTAGACTCTTATACCATTTGTTAAAATGAAATTGAGATAAGTTACGTTCTTGAAGTAGTGACAAGGGAGTGGGCACTCCTCAACATTGCAGTTGAAACAATAAACACAAACATGAGACAAAGTTTGATTTCCCTATATTTTCAGAGCCTAGCTCAATGAGAAGTATCTATTATATTAAAACTTTTACACAGTGATCCTAAATCTATTACACACCCATGACAATTTCCTCATTTGTATCTTTGAAGACTAGAACCCTCACCACTAAATTTACCTTGTGAATTTAACTTGTAAAACTAGAATATAAAAGGTTTTACTAGCAAATTGCAAAGCGAAGTTCCTCACTTGATCACACTTGGTGCTCTAAATTATAAGTACATAAACATATACAAGCCTTTTAATTATATAGAGTTGtttgagacttgctaacatagaaACGATTTATCACAATCCCTACTAAACAACATATTAACTaggaaaatataatataataagaagAAGCAAGGTAAATAAGGATTCTTCGAAACCAAGACTTCAACGATCTAATACAACTTCCTTGATTTAAGGGATTAAATAAGGG
Coding sequences within it:
- the LOC107935318 gene encoding F-box protein CPR1-like isoform X2 — encoded protein: METPTSLISLNFQKKKVAIWNPSTREFKILPPSSVQRPTYPGLTCKHVFFDCGAFEFDFKTDDYKFIRFVTLCYVDSECGIESPEVSQVELYSLKCDSWKEIPSPNYSPLDYCLSNNCLDGICYWIIATGNSPYEKVMILSFDMANEKFSVSPILEFVGFFSKTNINVLVFNGSVGVLVYPVEGIDKSFDLWVMNGEEWTKQFSIESIPGVVDPLGFWKNNELFLLNTNYEVVLFDPSTQELKVLGINSYLDHHREYVSLFFYVESLVSISGIQEHKDHIIRQLVGDASKNLNRNIDQVDTKYDDG
- the LOC107935318 gene encoding putative F-box protein At1g47790 isoform X3, with amino-acid sequence MQMPRFKVPEALVTEILSKLPVKSLIRFNCVCKYWCSSFQTPCFISKHYHNNLKKNNLNPLLQRTDGNADIPYFSQLSEEKGENFLVKQNIRFPFFIHDSPCVWGARRGLFCLHSALMDDTKVAIWNPSTREFKILPPSSVQRPTYPGLTFGVLVYPVEGIDKSFDLWVMNGEEWTKQFSIESIPGVVDPLGFWKNNELFLLNTNYEVVLFDPSTQELKVLGINSYLDHHREYVSLFFYVESLVSISGIQEHKDHIIRQLVGDASKNLNRNIDQVDTKYDDG
- the LOC107935318 gene encoding uncharacterized protein isoform X4, which codes for METPTSLISLNFQKKKVAIWNPSTREFKILPPSSVQRPTYPGLTFGVLVYPVEGIDKSFDLWVMNGEEWTKQFSIESIPGVVDPLGFWKNNELFLLNTNYEVVLFDPSTQELKVLGINSYLDHHREYVSLFFYVESLVSISGIQEHKDHIIRQLVGDASKNLNRNIDQVDTKYDDG
- the LOC107935318 gene encoding F-box protein CPR1-like isoform X1, encoding MPRFKVPEALVTEILSKLPRTDGNADIPYFSQLSEEKGENFLVKQNIRFPFFIHDSPCVWGARRGLFCLHSALMDDTKVAIWNPSTREFKILPPSSVQRPTYPGLTCKHVFFDCGAFEFDFKTDDYKFIRFVTLCYVDSECGIESPEVSQVELYSLKCDSWKEIPSPNYSPLDYCLSNNCLDGICYWIIATGNSPYEKVMILSFDMANEKFSVSPILEFVGFFSKTNINVLVFNGSVGVLVYPVEGIDKSFDLWVMNGEEWTKQFSIESIPGVVDPLGFWKNNELFLLNTNYEVVLFDPSTQELKVLGINSYLDHHREYVSLFFYVESLVSISGIQEHKDHIIRQLVGDASKNLNRNIDQVDTKYDDG